From Medicago truncatula cultivar Jemalong A17 chromosome 7, MtrunA17r5.0-ANR, whole genome shotgun sequence, a single genomic window includes:
- the LOC11442389 gene encoding uncharacterized protein isoform X1: MPTFRGKIRVGVLIIVVVGICLAALYGLLKPISNGCVMTYMYPTYIPITSMESVTPVKYGLYLYHEGWKKIDYREHVKKLSGVPVLFIPGNGGSYKQVRSLAAESDRAYQNGPLEYSFYQEASLTPEEGDADISLSGFQLPNQYTSRLDWFAVDLEGEHSAMDGAILEEHAEYVVYAIHKILDQYKVSYDARTREGAANSGSLPKSVILVGHSMGGFVARAAVVHPHLRKSAVQTILTLSSPHQSPPVAMQPSLGHYFSRVNSEWREGYKAKTTNTGRFVSSPVLSDVVVVSISGAYNDYQVRSKLTSLDNIVPPTHGFMISSTAMKNVWLSMEHQAIMWCNQLVVQVSHTLLSLTDARTGQPLSGSRKRLEVFARMLHSGISHDFNRMMQLPSSKQSINIPDQNTKDDSGPQKHRSVTCPHNIHWNDGGLDRDLYIQINEVTVLAMDGRRRWLDIQKLGSNGKSHFVLVTNLEPCSGIRLHLWPEKGSSASSLPLNDRVMEVTSKMMHIPSGPAPRQPEPGSQTEQPPPSAVFWLGPEDMHGFRYLTISVAPRPSVSGRPPPAASMAVGQFFKPEEGNKDLSPWFLLQSTYSQKELLLEEAHPLAVKLSFSISLGLLPITLSMNTVGCGIRNSGLPEEEAGDLESSRLCKLRCFPPVALAWDDISGLHIYPNLNSETILVDSSPAQWSSTQQSDKTIVLMLVDPHCSYKSSISISVGAAASRFLLLYSSKIVGFSIAVVFFALMQQAYSWDNNLRIPSMLTAVESNLTLMSHFFPLAVLPILFALFHSFFMSQPLPPFASFTSISLICYIFANGFIAILILLSHLVFFVAAVTHIFIKTRWQMWKQNVPFIFLQRFCNRSSSFFSLKVIRVLRANPVLVISLTAMVLACLVHPSFGLLILLFAHFFCCHNALCSSFLTASCRSHEQSNETIDCNGGDYKVSERQKYNFDGSFNRTFPSEDNSNSPDSSKSFGEAQLDVFHHRHGLLILHLLATMMFAPSVVAWFQRLAMGESLPWLLDSVLSIGVILHGICNSKPEFNSFFLSIPGVPIRNVRLYIVYLIAGYWSYFSGLALSPDRAFYAMASVGGISFALMMMHRKSGETKEVTYGSRKHSHRH, from the exons ATGCCAACGTTTAGAGGAAAAATTAGGGTTGGAGTTTTGATTATTGTGGTGGTAGGGATTTGTCTAGCTGCTTTATATGGTTTATTGAAACCAATTTCGAATGGATGTGTAATGACCTATATGTATCCGACCTACATTCCTATTACGTCTATGGAAAGTGTTACACCGGTGAAGTATGGATTGTATTTGTATCACGAAGGTTGGAAAAAGATTGATTATAGGGAGCATGTTAAAAAGCTTAGTGGTGTGCCTGTTCTTTTCATTCCGGGAAATGGCGGCAGCTACAAACAG GTGCGGTCTTTGGCAGCAGAATCTGATAGGGCATATCAAAATGGTCCCCTTGAGTATTCATTTTACCAAGAAGCTTCCCTAACACCCGAGGAAGGAGATGCAGATATAAGTTTATCCGGTTTCCAGTTACCGAACCAGTATACTAGCAGGCTAGACTGGTTTGCCGTTGATCTTGAAGGTGAGCATTCTGCAATGGATGGTGCAATTCTGGAAGAACACGCTGAATATGTTGTATATGCTATACACAAG ATTTTGGACCAATATAAAGTGTCTTACGATGCTCGAACAAGAGAAGGTGCTGCAAATTCTGGGAGCTTGCCCAAAAGTGTGATATTGGTTGGTCACTCTATGGGTGGTTTTGTTGCTAGAGCTGCTGTTGTCCATCCCCATCTTAGGAAATCAGCAGTTCAAACTATTCTTACACTTTCATCCCCACATCA ATCACCTCCTGTGGCGATGCAGCCTTCCTTGGGTCATTACTTTTCACGTGTAAATTCAGAATGGAGAGAAGGATACAAGGCAAAAACCACTAACACAGGACGATTTGTGTCTAGTCCAGTACTCTCTGACGTTGTTGTTGTATCCATTTCTGGTGCATATAATGATTACCAG GTACGGTCAAAGTTAACATCACTTGATAATATTGTGCCGCCGACACATGGCTTCATGATCAGCAGTACAGCCATGAAAAATGTGTGGTTGTCAATGGAACATCAGGCTATAATGTGGTGTAATCAACTGGTTGTCCAA GTATCACATACACTTCTTAGTTTGACAGATGCCAGAACCGGACAACCTCTTTCTGGTTCTCGGAAGAGGCTTGAAGTTTTTGCAAGAATGCTGCATAGTGGAATATCACATGATTTCAACCGGATGATGCAATTACCCTCTTCTAAACAGTCTATCAACATTCCTGACCAGAATACAAAAGATGACTCTG GACCTCAAAAGCACAGGTCAGTTACCTGTCCTCACAATATTCATTGGAATGATGGGGGCCTTGACAGAGACCTATACATTCAGATAAATGAGGTTACTGTATTAGCAATGGATGGTCGAAGGCGGTGGTTGGACATACAAAAATTG GGTTCAAATGGAAAAAGTCATTTTGTGTTAGTGACCAATCTCGAGCCATGTTCGGGAATCAGACTTCATTTGTGGCCTGAAAAGGGGAGTTCTGCTTCAAGTTTGCCTCTCAATGATAGGGTTATGGAAGTAACATCTAAAATGATGCATATTCCCTCAGGCCCAGCACCACGGCAG CCTGAACCTGGCAGTCAAACCGAGCAACCTCCTCCATCTGCTGTATTTTGGTTAGGACCTGAAGATATGCATGGCTTCAGATATTTAACAATCTCAGTTGCACCTCGTCCG TCTGTTTCAGGAAGACCACCACCAGCAGCATCCATGGCAGTTGGACAGTTCTTTAAACCAGAGGAAGGAAATAAAGATTTATCTCCATGGTTTCTGCTTCAATCTACTTACTCTCAAAAG GAGTTGTTGTTGGAGGAAGCTCATCCTCTAGctgttaaattatcattttccaTTAGCTTGGGCCTTCTTCCAATTACTTTGTCTATGAATACTGTCGGTTGTGGAATTAGAAACTCTGGCCTTCCAGAAGAAGAAGCTGGAGACCTTGAAAGTAGTA GGCTCTGTAAATTGCGCTGTTTTCCACCTGTTGCACTTGCTTGGGATGACATATCTGGACTTCATATATACCCAAATTTGAATAGTGAAACAATTCTTGTTGATTCCTCACCAGCACAGTGGAGTTCCACACAGCAATCTGATAAAACCATTGTTCTTATGCTG GTTGACCCACATTGTTCTTATAAAAGTAGCATTTCGATTTCTGTTGGTGCTGCTGCAAGTAGGTTTCTGCTATTGTATAGTTCGAAG ATTGTTGGTTTCTCTATTGCCGTAGTTTTCTTTGCTCTTATGCAGCAAGCATATTCTTGGGATAATAATCTACGGATACCGTCAATGCTGACTGCTGTGGAATCCAATTTGACACTAATGTCGCATTTCTTTCCGCTAGCCGTTCTACCTATTTTATTTGCGTTGTTCCATTCCTTCTTTATGTCTCAACCATTACCTCCTTTTGCTAGCTTCACCAGCATCTCCCTAATTTGTTATATCTTTGCAAACGGATTTATAGCCATTCTAATTTTGTTATCACACTTGGTATTCTTCGTGGCTGCTGttacacatattttcatcaaGACAAG GTGGCAAATGTGGAAACAAAATGTACCATTTATATTTCTTCAAAGGTTTTGTAACCGTTCTTCTAGCTTCTTTTCTCTTAAG GTGATTCGGGTTCTGAGAGCAAATCCAGTACTTGTTATATCGCTCACTGCAATGGTTTTGGCATGCTTGGTTCACCCATCCTTTGGTCTCCTTATACTTCTCTTCGCTCATTTTTTCTGCTGTCACAATGCATTATGCAG CAGTTTCCTGACAGCATCATGTCGTAGCCATGAACAAAGTAACGAAACTATCGATTGTAATGGGGGTGATTATAAGGTGTCTGAAAGACAGAAGTACAATTTTGATGGTAGTTTTAACCGAACTTTTCCTTCAGAAGACAACTCCAACAGTCCAGATTCATCAAAAAGTTTTGGTGAAGCACAATTAGATGTGTTTCACCATCGCCATGGTTTGTTGATATTGCATCTTCTTGCAACAATGATGTTTGCCCCATCTGTTGTAGCTTGGTTCCAG AGACTGGCTATGGGTGAGAGCCTCCCATGGCTCTTGGATTCAGTACTTAGCATTGGTGTTATACTTCATGGCATCTGCAATTCGAAGCCCGAGTTCAATTCGTTCTTCTTGTCTATCCCTGGGGTCCCCATCCGCAATGTTAGACTATATATTGtctatctcatagctggatactGGTCTTATTTTTCTGGTCTTGCTTTGTCTCCGGACAGAGCGTTTTATGCTATGGCTTCTGTTGGGGGCATTTCTTTTGCTTTAATGATGATGCATAGAAAGAGTGGTGAAACGAAAGAGGTTACTTACGGCAGCCGGAAGCATTCTCACCGGCACTGA
- the LOC11442389 gene encoding uncharacterized protein isoform X2, with the protein MPTFRGKIRVGVLIIVVVGICLAALYGLLKPISNGCVMTYMYPTYIPITSMESVTPVKYGLYLYHEGWKKIDYREHVKKLSGVPVLFIPGNGGSYKQVRSLAAESDRAYQNGPLEYSFYQEASLTPEEGDADISLSGFQLPNQYTSRLDWFAVDLEGEHSAMDGAILEEHAEYVVYAIHKILDQYKVSYDARTREGAANSGSLPKSVILVGHSMGGFVARAAVVHPHLRKSAVQTILTLSSPHQSPPVAMQPSLGHYFSRVNSEWREGYKAKTTNTGRFVSSPVLSDVVVVSISGAYNDYQVRSKLTSLDNIVPPTHGFMISSTAMKNVWLSMEHQAIMWCNQLVVQVSHTLLSLTDARTGQPLSGSRKRLEVFARMLHSGISHDFNRMMQLPSSKQSINIPDQNTKDDSGPQKHRSVTCPHNIHWNDGGLDRDLYIQINEVTVLAMDGRRRWLDIQKLGSNGKSHFVLVTNLEPCSGIRLHLWPEKGSSASSLPLNDRVMEVTSKMMHIPSGPAPRQPEPGSQTEQPPPSAVFWLGPEDMHGFRYLTISVAPRPSVSGRPPPAASMAVGQFFKPEEGNKDLSPWFLLQSTYSQKELLLEEAHPLAVKLSFSISLGLLPITLSMNTVGCGIRNSGLPEEEAGDLESSRLCKLRCFPPVALAWDDISGLHIYPNLNSETILVDSSPAQWSSTQQSDKTIVLMLVDPHCSYKSSISISVGAAASRFLLLYSSKIVGFSIAVVFFALMQQAYSWDNNLRIPSMLTAVESNLTLMSHFFPLAVLPILFALFHSFFMSQPLPPFASFTSISLICYIFANGFIAILILLSHLVFFVAAVTHIFIKTRWQMWKQNVPFIFLQRFCNRSSSFFSLKVIRVLRANPVLVISLTAMVLACLVHPSFGLLILLFAHFFCCHNALCSFLTASCRSHEQSNETIDCNGGDYKVSERQKYNFDGSFNRTFPSEDNSNSPDSSKSFGEAQLDVFHHRHGLLILHLLATMMFAPSVVAWFQRLAMGESLPWLLDSVLSIGVILHGICNSKPEFNSFFLSIPGVPIRNVRLYIVYLIAGYWSYFSGLALSPDRAFYAMASVGGISFALMMMHRKSGETKEVTYGSRKHSHRH; encoded by the exons ATGCCAACGTTTAGAGGAAAAATTAGGGTTGGAGTTTTGATTATTGTGGTGGTAGGGATTTGTCTAGCTGCTTTATATGGTTTATTGAAACCAATTTCGAATGGATGTGTAATGACCTATATGTATCCGACCTACATTCCTATTACGTCTATGGAAAGTGTTACACCGGTGAAGTATGGATTGTATTTGTATCACGAAGGTTGGAAAAAGATTGATTATAGGGAGCATGTTAAAAAGCTTAGTGGTGTGCCTGTTCTTTTCATTCCGGGAAATGGCGGCAGCTACAAACAG GTGCGGTCTTTGGCAGCAGAATCTGATAGGGCATATCAAAATGGTCCCCTTGAGTATTCATTTTACCAAGAAGCTTCCCTAACACCCGAGGAAGGAGATGCAGATATAAGTTTATCCGGTTTCCAGTTACCGAACCAGTATACTAGCAGGCTAGACTGGTTTGCCGTTGATCTTGAAGGTGAGCATTCTGCAATGGATGGTGCAATTCTGGAAGAACACGCTGAATATGTTGTATATGCTATACACAAG ATTTTGGACCAATATAAAGTGTCTTACGATGCTCGAACAAGAGAAGGTGCTGCAAATTCTGGGAGCTTGCCCAAAAGTGTGATATTGGTTGGTCACTCTATGGGTGGTTTTGTTGCTAGAGCTGCTGTTGTCCATCCCCATCTTAGGAAATCAGCAGTTCAAACTATTCTTACACTTTCATCCCCACATCA ATCACCTCCTGTGGCGATGCAGCCTTCCTTGGGTCATTACTTTTCACGTGTAAATTCAGAATGGAGAGAAGGATACAAGGCAAAAACCACTAACACAGGACGATTTGTGTCTAGTCCAGTACTCTCTGACGTTGTTGTTGTATCCATTTCTGGTGCATATAATGATTACCAG GTACGGTCAAAGTTAACATCACTTGATAATATTGTGCCGCCGACACATGGCTTCATGATCAGCAGTACAGCCATGAAAAATGTGTGGTTGTCAATGGAACATCAGGCTATAATGTGGTGTAATCAACTGGTTGTCCAA GTATCACATACACTTCTTAGTTTGACAGATGCCAGAACCGGACAACCTCTTTCTGGTTCTCGGAAGAGGCTTGAAGTTTTTGCAAGAATGCTGCATAGTGGAATATCACATGATTTCAACCGGATGATGCAATTACCCTCTTCTAAACAGTCTATCAACATTCCTGACCAGAATACAAAAGATGACTCTG GACCTCAAAAGCACAGGTCAGTTACCTGTCCTCACAATATTCATTGGAATGATGGGGGCCTTGACAGAGACCTATACATTCAGATAAATGAGGTTACTGTATTAGCAATGGATGGTCGAAGGCGGTGGTTGGACATACAAAAATTG GGTTCAAATGGAAAAAGTCATTTTGTGTTAGTGACCAATCTCGAGCCATGTTCGGGAATCAGACTTCATTTGTGGCCTGAAAAGGGGAGTTCTGCTTCAAGTTTGCCTCTCAATGATAGGGTTATGGAAGTAACATCTAAAATGATGCATATTCCCTCAGGCCCAGCACCACGGCAG CCTGAACCTGGCAGTCAAACCGAGCAACCTCCTCCATCTGCTGTATTTTGGTTAGGACCTGAAGATATGCATGGCTTCAGATATTTAACAATCTCAGTTGCACCTCGTCCG TCTGTTTCAGGAAGACCACCACCAGCAGCATCCATGGCAGTTGGACAGTTCTTTAAACCAGAGGAAGGAAATAAAGATTTATCTCCATGGTTTCTGCTTCAATCTACTTACTCTCAAAAG GAGTTGTTGTTGGAGGAAGCTCATCCTCTAGctgttaaattatcattttccaTTAGCTTGGGCCTTCTTCCAATTACTTTGTCTATGAATACTGTCGGTTGTGGAATTAGAAACTCTGGCCTTCCAGAAGAAGAAGCTGGAGACCTTGAAAGTAGTA GGCTCTGTAAATTGCGCTGTTTTCCACCTGTTGCACTTGCTTGGGATGACATATCTGGACTTCATATATACCCAAATTTGAATAGTGAAACAATTCTTGTTGATTCCTCACCAGCACAGTGGAGTTCCACACAGCAATCTGATAAAACCATTGTTCTTATGCTG GTTGACCCACATTGTTCTTATAAAAGTAGCATTTCGATTTCTGTTGGTGCTGCTGCAAGTAGGTTTCTGCTATTGTATAGTTCGAAG ATTGTTGGTTTCTCTATTGCCGTAGTTTTCTTTGCTCTTATGCAGCAAGCATATTCTTGGGATAATAATCTACGGATACCGTCAATGCTGACTGCTGTGGAATCCAATTTGACACTAATGTCGCATTTCTTTCCGCTAGCCGTTCTACCTATTTTATTTGCGTTGTTCCATTCCTTCTTTATGTCTCAACCATTACCTCCTTTTGCTAGCTTCACCAGCATCTCCCTAATTTGTTATATCTTTGCAAACGGATTTATAGCCATTCTAATTTTGTTATCACACTTGGTATTCTTCGTGGCTGCTGttacacatattttcatcaaGACAAG GTGGCAAATGTGGAAACAAAATGTACCATTTATATTTCTTCAAAGGTTTTGTAACCGTTCTTCTAGCTTCTTTTCTCTTAAG GTGATTCGGGTTCTGAGAGCAAATCCAGTACTTGTTATATCGCTCACTGCAATGGTTTTGGCATGCTTGGTTCACCCATCCTTTGGTCTCCTTATACTTCTCTTCGCTCATTTTTTCTGCTGTCACAATGCATTATGCAG TTTCCTGACAGCATCATGTCGTAGCCATGAACAAAGTAACGAAACTATCGATTGTAATGGGGGTGATTATAAGGTGTCTGAAAGACAGAAGTACAATTTTGATGGTAGTTTTAACCGAACTTTTCCTTCAGAAGACAACTCCAACAGTCCAGATTCATCAAAAAGTTTTGGTGAAGCACAATTAGATGTGTTTCACCATCGCCATGGTTTGTTGATATTGCATCTTCTTGCAACAATGATGTTTGCCCCATCTGTTGTAGCTTGGTTCCAG AGACTGGCTATGGGTGAGAGCCTCCCATGGCTCTTGGATTCAGTACTTAGCATTGGTGTTATACTTCATGGCATCTGCAATTCGAAGCCCGAGTTCAATTCGTTCTTCTTGTCTATCCCTGGGGTCCCCATCCGCAATGTTAGACTATATATTGtctatctcatagctggatactGGTCTTATTTTTCTGGTCTTGCTTTGTCTCCGGACAGAGCGTTTTATGCTATGGCTTCTGTTGGGGGCATTTCTTTTGCTTTAATGATGATGCATAGAAAGAGTGGTGAAACGAAAGAGGTTACTTACGGCAGCCGGAAGCATTCTCACCGGCACTGA
- the LOC11442389 gene encoding uncharacterized protein isoform X3, translating into MDGAILEEHAEYVVYAIHKILDQYKVSYDARTREGAANSGSLPKSVILVGHSMGGFVARAAVVHPHLRKSAVQTILTLSSPHQSPPVAMQPSLGHYFSRVNSEWREGYKAKTTNTGRFVSSPVLSDVVVVSISGAYNDYQVRSKLTSLDNIVPPTHGFMISSTAMKNVWLSMEHQAIMWCNQLVVQVSHTLLSLTDARTGQPLSGSRKRLEVFARMLHSGISHDFNRMMQLPSSKQSINIPDQNTKDDSGPQKHRSVTCPHNIHWNDGGLDRDLYIQINEVTVLAMDGRRRWLDIQKLGSNGKSHFVLVTNLEPCSGIRLHLWPEKGSSASSLPLNDRVMEVTSKMMHIPSGPAPRQPEPGSQTEQPPPSAVFWLGPEDMHGFRYLTISVAPRPSVSGRPPPAASMAVGQFFKPEEGNKDLSPWFLLQSTYSQKELLLEEAHPLAVKLSFSISLGLLPITLSMNTVGCGIRNSGLPEEEAGDLESSRLCKLRCFPPVALAWDDISGLHIYPNLNSETILVDSSPAQWSSTQQSDKTIVLMLVDPHCSYKSSISISVGAAASRFLLLYSSKIVGFSIAVVFFALMQQAYSWDNNLRIPSMLTAVESNLTLMSHFFPLAVLPILFALFHSFFMSQPLPPFASFTSISLICYIFANGFIAILILLSHLVFFVAAVTHIFIKTRWQMWKQNVPFIFLQRFCNRSSSFFSLKVIRVLRANPVLVISLTAMVLACLVHPSFGLLILLFAHFFCCHNALCSSFLTASCRSHEQSNETIDCNGGDYKVSERQKYNFDGSFNRTFPSEDNSNSPDSSKSFGEAQLDVFHHRHGLLILHLLATMMFAPSVVAWFQRLAMGESLPWLLDSVLSIGVILHGICNSKPEFNSFFLSIPGVPIRNVRLYIVYLIAGYWSYFSGLALSPDRAFYAMASVGGISFALMMMHRKSGETKEVTYGSRKHSHRH; encoded by the exons ATGGATGGTGCAATTCTGGAAGAACACGCTGAATATGTTGTATATGCTATACACAAG ATTTTGGACCAATATAAAGTGTCTTACGATGCTCGAACAAGAGAAGGTGCTGCAAATTCTGGGAGCTTGCCCAAAAGTGTGATATTGGTTGGTCACTCTATGGGTGGTTTTGTTGCTAGAGCTGCTGTTGTCCATCCCCATCTTAGGAAATCAGCAGTTCAAACTATTCTTACACTTTCATCCCCACATCA ATCACCTCCTGTGGCGATGCAGCCTTCCTTGGGTCATTACTTTTCACGTGTAAATTCAGAATGGAGAGAAGGATACAAGGCAAAAACCACTAACACAGGACGATTTGTGTCTAGTCCAGTACTCTCTGACGTTGTTGTTGTATCCATTTCTGGTGCATATAATGATTACCAG GTACGGTCAAAGTTAACATCACTTGATAATATTGTGCCGCCGACACATGGCTTCATGATCAGCAGTACAGCCATGAAAAATGTGTGGTTGTCAATGGAACATCAGGCTATAATGTGGTGTAATCAACTGGTTGTCCAA GTATCACATACACTTCTTAGTTTGACAGATGCCAGAACCGGACAACCTCTTTCTGGTTCTCGGAAGAGGCTTGAAGTTTTTGCAAGAATGCTGCATAGTGGAATATCACATGATTTCAACCGGATGATGCAATTACCCTCTTCTAAACAGTCTATCAACATTCCTGACCAGAATACAAAAGATGACTCTG GACCTCAAAAGCACAGGTCAGTTACCTGTCCTCACAATATTCATTGGAATGATGGGGGCCTTGACAGAGACCTATACATTCAGATAAATGAGGTTACTGTATTAGCAATGGATGGTCGAAGGCGGTGGTTGGACATACAAAAATTG GGTTCAAATGGAAAAAGTCATTTTGTGTTAGTGACCAATCTCGAGCCATGTTCGGGAATCAGACTTCATTTGTGGCCTGAAAAGGGGAGTTCTGCTTCAAGTTTGCCTCTCAATGATAGGGTTATGGAAGTAACATCTAAAATGATGCATATTCCCTCAGGCCCAGCACCACGGCAG CCTGAACCTGGCAGTCAAACCGAGCAACCTCCTCCATCTGCTGTATTTTGGTTAGGACCTGAAGATATGCATGGCTTCAGATATTTAACAATCTCAGTTGCACCTCGTCCG TCTGTTTCAGGAAGACCACCACCAGCAGCATCCATGGCAGTTGGACAGTTCTTTAAACCAGAGGAAGGAAATAAAGATTTATCTCCATGGTTTCTGCTTCAATCTACTTACTCTCAAAAG GAGTTGTTGTTGGAGGAAGCTCATCCTCTAGctgttaaattatcattttccaTTAGCTTGGGCCTTCTTCCAATTACTTTGTCTATGAATACTGTCGGTTGTGGAATTAGAAACTCTGGCCTTCCAGAAGAAGAAGCTGGAGACCTTGAAAGTAGTA GGCTCTGTAAATTGCGCTGTTTTCCACCTGTTGCACTTGCTTGGGATGACATATCTGGACTTCATATATACCCAAATTTGAATAGTGAAACAATTCTTGTTGATTCCTCACCAGCACAGTGGAGTTCCACACAGCAATCTGATAAAACCATTGTTCTTATGCTG GTTGACCCACATTGTTCTTATAAAAGTAGCATTTCGATTTCTGTTGGTGCTGCTGCAAGTAGGTTTCTGCTATTGTATAGTTCGAAG ATTGTTGGTTTCTCTATTGCCGTAGTTTTCTTTGCTCTTATGCAGCAAGCATATTCTTGGGATAATAATCTACGGATACCGTCAATGCTGACTGCTGTGGAATCCAATTTGACACTAATGTCGCATTTCTTTCCGCTAGCCGTTCTACCTATTTTATTTGCGTTGTTCCATTCCTTCTTTATGTCTCAACCATTACCTCCTTTTGCTAGCTTCACCAGCATCTCCCTAATTTGTTATATCTTTGCAAACGGATTTATAGCCATTCTAATTTTGTTATCACACTTGGTATTCTTCGTGGCTGCTGttacacatattttcatcaaGACAAG GTGGCAAATGTGGAAACAAAATGTACCATTTATATTTCTTCAAAGGTTTTGTAACCGTTCTTCTAGCTTCTTTTCTCTTAAG GTGATTCGGGTTCTGAGAGCAAATCCAGTACTTGTTATATCGCTCACTGCAATGGTTTTGGCATGCTTGGTTCACCCATCCTTTGGTCTCCTTATACTTCTCTTCGCTCATTTTTTCTGCTGTCACAATGCATTATGCAG CAGTTTCCTGACAGCATCATGTCGTAGCCATGAACAAAGTAACGAAACTATCGATTGTAATGGGGGTGATTATAAGGTGTCTGAAAGACAGAAGTACAATTTTGATGGTAGTTTTAACCGAACTTTTCCTTCAGAAGACAACTCCAACAGTCCAGATTCATCAAAAAGTTTTGGTGAAGCACAATTAGATGTGTTTCACCATCGCCATGGTTTGTTGATATTGCATCTTCTTGCAACAATGATGTTTGCCCCATCTGTTGTAGCTTGGTTCCAG AGACTGGCTATGGGTGAGAGCCTCCCATGGCTCTTGGATTCAGTACTTAGCATTGGTGTTATACTTCATGGCATCTGCAATTCGAAGCCCGAGTTCAATTCGTTCTTCTTGTCTATCCCTGGGGTCCCCATCCGCAATGTTAGACTATATATTGtctatctcatagctggatactGGTCTTATTTTTCTGGTCTTGCTTTGTCTCCGGACAGAGCGTTTTATGCTATGGCTTCTGTTGGGGGCATTTCTTTTGCTTTAATGATGATGCATAGAAAGAGTGGTGAAACGAAAGAGGTTACTTACGGCAGCCGGAAGCATTCTCACCGGCACTGA